The Blastomonas fulva genome contains a region encoding:
- a CDS encoding S9 family peptidase yields MRRARWWTAVSGLCAALCMAATGPIEARETDAAEPSVPPPAAMLADGVPPIPMSLVADTRPYLEYRTASFAGWNPQDRSMLITTRFGNVAQLHRVAAPGSARRQISFEEEPIFGGTWSPDGSMLLVEKDAGGNEVSQIYALDSGRMTLLTDGKSRHALGPWSDDGRLVAFGSNMRTGVFNDIYVMDPRDPKSAQLVLSSDSGGWAAIDFAPNGRDLLVFNYVSVTDSQLHLINVETGTFRQVSRDATPVAYGNLKFAPDGRLWVSSDKDSDVQRIGLLDMDTGLFTPMIDGGRWDISNFDIAYDGKTIAYVVNEAGFSRLHLYDIASGEKRLVTGLPPGEIGTGMKFAPWGTLGFTVFSNQSPGDAYSLDPVTLQITRWTESETGGLDPAKNVMPELVEIKSFDGEPVSGLLYRPDPQRHPGKRPLIMSIHGGPEGQATAGFLGRTNYLVNELGIALFYPNVRGSTGFGKRFVSLDNGPYLREDSIKDIGALLDRLARHPMLDQRRFGVTGGSYGGYMCYASAIRYGRRFNAANCIVAISNFVTFLENTEEYRRDLRRLEYGDERVPALRAKLEEISPLTRVDELKIPLLVVTGANDPRVPASEADQIIEAIRSRGGTAWHLLARNEGHGFRRKENADYMFWTTLAFWQRHLLGAKGRATD; encoded by the coding sequence TCGAGGCGCGTGAAACCGACGCGGCAGAGCCATCGGTCCCGCCCCCCGCCGCCATGCTCGCCGATGGCGTGCCGCCGATCCCGATGTCGCTTGTGGCCGACACCCGGCCTTATCTGGAATATCGAACCGCGAGCTTTGCCGGGTGGAACCCGCAGGACCGCTCGATGCTGATCACCACCCGGTTCGGCAACGTCGCGCAATTGCACCGGGTCGCGGCGCCAGGCAGCGCACGGCGGCAGATCAGCTTTGAAGAAGAGCCGATCTTCGGCGGGACATGGTCGCCCGACGGATCGATGCTGCTGGTCGAAAAGGACGCCGGCGGCAACGAGGTCTCGCAGATCTATGCGCTGGATTCGGGGCGGATGACGCTGCTCACCGACGGCAAGAGCCGCCACGCGCTGGGGCCATGGTCGGATGACGGCAGACTGGTGGCCTTTGGCAGCAACATGCGCACCGGGGTGTTCAACGATATCTATGTCATGGACCCGCGCGACCCCAAGTCGGCACAATTGGTGTTGTCGAGCGACAGCGGCGGCTGGGCGGCGATCGATTTCGCGCCCAATGGCCGCGATCTGCTGGTGTTCAACTATGTGTCGGTCACCGACAGCCAGTTGCACCTGATCAATGTCGAAACCGGCACCTTCCGCCAGGTCTCGCGCGATGCGACGCCGGTGGCCTATGGCAATCTCAAGTTCGCGCCCGATGGGCGGCTCTGGGTTTCGAGCGACAAGGATTCCGACGTGCAGCGAATCGGGCTGCTCGATATGGATACCGGCCTGTTCACGCCGATGATCGATGGCGGCCGCTGGGACATCAGCAATTTCGATATCGCATATGATGGCAAGACCATCGCTTATGTCGTTAACGAAGCAGGATTTTCGCGGCTTCACCTCTATGACATCGCAAGCGGTGAAAAGCGGCTGGTCACCGGCCTGCCGCCGGGCGAAATCGGCACGGGGATGAAGTTTGCGCCCTGGGGTACTTTGGGCTTCACCGTCTTTTCCAACCAGTCGCCCGGGGATGCTTATAGCCTAGATCCGGTGACGCTGCAGATCACCCGGTGGACTGAAAGCGAGACCGGCGGGCTGGATCCCGCAAAGAACGTCATGCCAGAGCTGGTCGAGATCAAGAGCTTCGATGGCGAACCGGTGTCCGGGCTGCTCTACCGCCCCGATCCCCAGCGCCACCCCGGCAAGCGCCCGCTGATCATGTCGATCCATGGCGGCCCGGAGGGTCAGGCGACGGCAGGCTTTCTGGGGCGCACCAACTATCTGGTCAACGAGCTTGGAATTGCTCTGTTTTATCCCAACGTCCGGGGATCGACCGGGTTTGGCAAGCGCTTTGTGAGCCTCGACAACGGCCCGTATCTGCGCGAAGATTCGATCAAGGACATCGGCGCGTTGCTCGACCGACTGGCGAGGCATCCGATGCTCGATCAGCGCCGCTTCGGCGTCACCGGGGGCAGCTATGGCGGCTATATGTGCTATGCCAGCGCCATTCGCTATGGCCGCAGGTTCAACGCCGCAAACTGCATCGTGGCGATCTCGAATTTTGTCACTTTCCTTGAAAATACAGAGGAATACCGGCGGGATTTAAGACGCCTTGAATATGGCGACGAGCGAGTCCCAGCCTTGCGCGCCAAGCTGGAAGAAATCAGCCCGCTCACCCGCGTCGACGAACTGAAAATCCCGCTGCTGGTGGTCACCGGCGCCAACGATCCGCGCGTTCCGGCGAGCGAGGCGGACCAGATCATCGAAGCGATCCGTTCACGCGGCGGCACCGCCTGGCACCTGCTGGCGCGCAACGAGGGTCATGGTTTTCGCCGCAAGGAAAACGCCGATTACATGTTCTGGACCACACTCGCCTTCTGGCAACGCCATCTGCTGGGCGCTAAGGGCCGGGCGACGGACTGA
- a CDS encoding L-serine ammonia-lyase: protein MVASVFDLFKIGIGPSSSHTMGPMVAANRFVERLSDRSVLERVTRVETRLYGSLALTGKGHASDRAILLGLAGEEPVSCDPDAADRLIAEIRASGEILLGKRHAISFDEAADLLFLQRERLDYHSNAMTFAAFDSSGSQLDQRAYFSVGGGAVVDEDETGGNAPGAGGLWDPPHVFCSGAELLAIAAETGLSIAEITRANELAARDAGALSAGLEEIATAMSACIDRGIRTGGELPGGLRVKRRAPLIMAHLMARQERMLSDPLTVIDWVNLWALAVNEENAAGGKVVTAPTNGAAGIVPSVLRFYDRFAPGADQAGVERFLLTAAAIGSLFKENASISGAEVGCQGEVGVACSMAAAGLVAAWGGTPMQVENAAEIGMEHNLGLTCDPVAGLVQVPCIERNAVGAVKAIEAARLAMMGDGTHRVSLDEVIETMRRTGLDMNERYKETSQGGLAVNVVEC, encoded by the coding sequence ATGGTCGCGTCAGTCTTCGATCTGTTCAAGATCGGCATCGGCCCGTCGAGTTCCCACACCATGGGGCCGATGGTCGCGGCTAACCGGTTCGTCGAGCGCCTGAGCGACCGCAGCGTGCTGGAGCGCGTCACCCGGGTCGAGACCCGGCTCTACGGGTCGCTCGCGCTGACCGGGAAGGGCCATGCCAGCGACCGGGCGATCCTGCTCGGTCTTGCCGGAGAAGAGCCGGTGAGCTGCGATCCCGATGCCGCCGACCGGCTGATTGCCGAGATTCGGGCGTCGGGCGAGATATTGCTCGGCAAGCGTCACGCAATTAGCTTCGACGAGGCGGCAGACCTGTTGTTCCTGCAGCGCGAGCGGCTCGATTATCATTCCAATGCGATGACCTTTGCCGCGTTCGACTCGAGCGGGTCGCAGCTGGATCAGCGCGCGTATTTCTCGGTAGGCGGCGGCGCAGTGGTCGATGAGGATGAGACCGGTGGCAATGCGCCGGGCGCAGGCGGGCTGTGGGATCCGCCTCATGTTTTCTGCTCGGGCGCCGAGCTGCTGGCGATTGCCGCCGAGACCGGGCTTTCGATCGCCGAAATCACCCGCGCCAACGAACTGGCGGCGCGCGATGCCGGGGCGCTTTCGGCAGGGCTGGAAGAGATCGCCACCGCAATGTCCGCCTGCATCGACCGCGGTATCCGCACCGGCGGCGAGCTTCCCGGCGGCCTTCGGGTCAAGCGCCGCGCGCCTTTGATCATGGCGCATCTGATGGCGCGGCAGGAGCGGATGCTCTCCGATCCGCTGACCGTGATCGATTGGGTCAATTTGTGGGCGCTGGCGGTGAACGAGGAGAACGCGGCCGGCGGCAAGGTCGTCACCGCGCCCACCAATGGCGCCGCAGGAATTGTCCCCTCGGTGCTGCGATTCTACGATCGCTTCGCTCCGGGTGCCGATCAGGCAGGCGTCGAGCGCTTCCTGCTCACCGCAGCGGCGATCGGGTCGCTGTTCAAGGAGAATGCGTCGATATCGGGCGCCGAAGTCGGCTGCCAGGGCGAGGTCGGGGTCGCCTGCTCGATGGCCGCCGCCGGGCTGGTCGCCGCCTGGGGCGGGACGCCGATGCAGGTCGAGAACGCCGCCGAGATCGGCATGGAGCACAATCTTGGCCTCACCTGCGATCCGGTCGCGGGGCTGGTGCAGGTGCCGTGCATCGAGCGCAACGCGGTCGGCGCGGTCAAGGCGATCGAGGCAGCGCGGCTGGCGATGATGGGCGACGGCACCCACCGCGTCAGCCTCGACGAGGTGATCGAGACGATGCGCCGCACCGGGCTCGACATGAACGAGCGCTACAAGGAAACCTCGCAGGGCGGGCTTGCGGTCAACGTGGTGGAGTGCTGA
- a CDS encoding ComEC/Rec2 family competence protein — MASLSRFLPPVGLGAAAERFVLAERDQLPPWIVVAFGGGIAAWFLLPGGAWHAAVVAMGLAVALAVLGLRVGWTAMELGPRCVFVAALMIAAGTAHMAWRAERVAADPLPAPWFGTLTGRVIEREMQPAREQVRLVLRTAPTLGLPQTVRVNLDLAKDDPQARTGAIISARARLMPPAQASLPGGYSFAQRAWFEQLGATGSMLDRPRIVQPAAGSSGLDSLRARLSAHIQAQVGGGAGGIAATLATGDRGAIAEEDAEAMRRSGLAHLLSISGLHVTALIGAVWLVTLEVLALSPPLARAWRLPLVAAGAGALAGIGYTLLTGAEVPTIRSCVAALLVLVALALGRDPVSPRLIAAGAMLVLLVWPEALMGPSFQLSFAAVTAIVALHDHPRMRAWAAADYSWPGRVARFLAMLFLTGLLIEFTLMPIALHHFSKAGLYGALANMVAIPLTTFVIMPLEALALVLDLAGWGTPVWWLCGVALEALLTLAHEVSDAPGAVTLFPRMPGWAFALFVTGGLWMFLWRSRARWLGLAPIAVASVLVALQPVPDLLITSDGQHLAVAGERGRMVVLRARIGDYALQTLSESAAFEGQATAMQDWPQAACSAEFCSFALSSGQRRYAVLVGRNRERVPERGLAAACRRADIVIAGRWLPRSCRPRWLKVDRRMLAETGGLALYLGDEAVRTVAADHRGHPWWDRAVEQREQAMEAKRAARLSTPPR, encoded by the coding sequence ATGGCCAGTTTGTCCCGTTTTTTACCGCCTGTCGGTCTCGGCGCGGCGGCGGAGCGCTTTGTTCTGGCAGAGCGCGATCAGCTGCCGCCCTGGATCGTGGTGGCCTTTGGCGGCGGCATTGCCGCATGGTTCCTGCTGCCGGGCGGCGCGTGGCATGCGGCGGTGGTCGCGATGGGACTGGCGGTGGCGCTCGCGGTGCTGGGGCTGCGGGTCGGCTGGACTGCGATGGAGCTGGGGCCACGCTGCGTGTTCGTCGCTGCGCTGATGATCGCTGCCGGCACCGCGCACATGGCCTGGCGCGCCGAGCGAGTCGCCGCCGATCCACTCCCTGCGCCGTGGTTCGGCACGCTCACCGGGCGGGTGATCGAGCGCGAGATGCAGCCCGCGCGCGAGCAGGTGCGGCTGGTGCTGCGAACCGCACCCACGCTTGGTCTGCCACAGACGGTGCGGGTGAACCTCGATCTGGCGAAGGATGATCCGCAGGCGCGCACCGGAGCGATCATAAGCGCCCGCGCCCGGCTGATGCCGCCTGCGCAGGCCTCGCTGCCTGGAGGCTACAGTTTCGCGCAGCGCGCATGGTTCGAGCAATTGGGCGCCACCGGCAGCATGCTCGATCGCCCACGCATCGTTCAACCGGCAGCCGGGAGCAGCGGGCTGGATTCGCTCCGCGCGCGGCTCTCGGCACATATCCAGGCGCAGGTCGGTGGCGGGGCAGGGGGCATTGCTGCGACGCTGGCGACCGGGGATCGCGGCGCGATCGCCGAAGAGGATGCCGAGGCGATGCGCCGCAGTGGCCTTGCGCATTTGCTCTCGATAAGCGGGCTGCATGTCACTGCGCTGATCGGTGCGGTCTGGCTGGTCACGCTAGAGGTGCTGGCGCTGTCGCCGCCGCTGGCGCGCGCCTGGCGGTTGCCTTTGGTGGCGGCGGGGGCGGGCGCGCTGGCGGGGATCGGCTACACTCTGCTCACCGGCGCAGAAGTTCCCACGATCCGATCGTGCGTTGCGGCGCTGCTGGTTCTGGTCGCACTCGCGCTGGGGCGTGATCCGGTCTCGCCGCGGCTGATCGCAGCAGGTGCGATGCTGGTGCTGCTGGTCTGGCCCGAAGCGCTGATGGGGCCGAGCTTCCAGCTGAGCTTTGCCGCGGTAACCGCAATCGTCGCGCTGCACGATCATCCTCGGATGCGCGCCTGGGCCGCAGCGGACTATTCGTGGCCGGGGCGAGTGGCGCGGTTTCTGGCGATGCTGTTCCTCACCGGGTTGCTGATCGAGTTCACGCTGATGCCGATCGCGCTGCACCATTTCAGCAAGGCCGGTCTGTATGGCGCGCTCGCTAATATGGTGGCGATTCCGCTGACGACGTTCGTCATCATGCCGCTCGAGGCACTGGCGCTGGTACTCGATCTTGCGGGCTGGGGAACACCAGTCTGGTGGCTGTGCGGCGTGGCGCTGGAGGCCCTGCTGACGCTCGCGCATGAAGTGTCCGATGCTCCCGGGGCGGTCACCTTGTTCCCCAGAATGCCCGGTTGGGCGTTTGCACTGTTCGTCACCGGCGGGTTGTGGATGTTCCTGTGGCGTAGCCGTGCACGCTGGCTGGGGCTGGCGCCGATCGCGGTCGCCAGCGTTCTGGTCGCGCTGCAACCGGTGCCCGATCTGCTGATCACCAGTGATGGGCAACATCTCGCGGTGGCCGGGGAACGCGGGCGGATGGTGGTGCTGCGCGCCCGCATCGGCGACTATGCGCTGCAGACACTGAGCGAAAGCGCGGCGTTCGAGGGGCAGGCGACCGCGATGCAGGACTGGCCGCAGGCTGCGTGCTCCGCAGAGTTCTGCAGCTTTGCTCTGAGCTCAGGGCAGCGACGCTACGCGGTCCTGGTCGGGCGCAACCGCGAGCGGGTGCCCGAACGCGGGCTCGCCGCTGCCTGTCGCCGCGCGGATATCGTGATCGCGGGCCGCTGGCTGCCGCGCAGCTGTCGCCCGCGCTGGCTCAAGGTGGATCGCAGGATGCTGGCCGAGACGGGCGGGTTGGCGCTTTATCTCGGAGACGAAGCGGTGCGCACCGTTGCTGCGGACCATCGCGGCCATCCCTGGTGGGACCGGGCGGTGGAACAGCGCGAGCAGGCGATGGAGGCCAAACGCGCCGCGCGGCTCAGCACTCCACCACGTTGA